The window GTATTATTATTTGGAGTGGATGCGTTATTATGGAGGTGAGGACCGGACGCAGCGATGGCGGGTGTGGCATGAGGAGACATGGGGTCAGGAGTATTCGCCCCCGAAGATTCGGCTCGGCTATCGGTTCTTTTATGGGAACGCGAACGCCCGTAACCTAGCGGTAGTTTAAGATAGCTGAGgaactttttcttttcgtcGTACTCGCACCTATCATGACGAACAATGACCGCTTCATCTGATAGATCTTCTTCgatctacaaaaaaattaataataataattcaatattaaaaaataagtaatcgACGTACATCACCGCCACTATCTGGTTGTTGACTAGGATTTTTTACGGCtccattatttttttcacTAGATGGTGTCGTCGTTGGTGGCGTCGTCGTTTTCTCACTATTTTCCGTCACCTCAACAACTCTCCAccttaaaaaatgattatttagttatttaagtatatattattaaaattattaatctcaCTTGGGCGTTAATATTTCCTTGTACTGTAATTTTTCGACACGTGTCGAAGCGGCAACACTATATGGTATAACGATGTTATCGATATCGTACGAATCGACGCGATTTCGCCGTTGAAACCCAGATATTGATTGCGTGGCAAGTAACGGAGAGGTGCTCGGCGAATCGAACTTGATCGAACCGCCCAAACTGCCGAGTCCTTCCAATTCTTCGTCTTCACAATCGCCCGACGCGCTACCCATCGACACCCGGTGCGAGTGATGTCGCTGTTTCTTGTTCAATTTGGCTAACGATTGCGAAGAACTTAAATGCCTGcaattgttgttgttgtttccACCTCCAGCCGACGATATCGACGTTTTCCTTCCTTTGAATTTGTTCTTTaattctacaatttttgttattattacttatcaactaaaaaaattaatgttaataatactTACTTGCGGATAAAGCGTTTACAGTGGCAGGTTTCAATAATCGATTTGTATACTTTTTTCGATGGTCTACCTTTTTCGAACGGTGATCCACCGACGTCGCGTTTAATTTGTCATTGACACGATCCGCGCCCCCTCCTTTCGTTATGTACTTCATACCCTTGATCGTCGTTCGAGAGCTGCGTTGTTGCCAGTCGGGAGTTTTCATTATTGCCTCCAGATGAATTCCACTCGAAcaatctaattaaaaaaacaaataattttttaataataaatagtcTAATAAGAACAATTTTATCCAAGAGATAAATTAAATCTATAAAGTATGAGATATCACagttaaaatagttaataaatgATAGAAAATACTTGCTAAACagtaaaacaatttatttattagttataaatttattaataaactttctTATTCATATTTATTCATTGTATTCTTCATTTTAATGGAACACAAGGCGATAAACAATCTTTTGGTAGTCCACATTGTGCAAGCATAAAACATACGCATTTCTGTGGTGTTCTCTATATCTATTCTGTATATACTTCTAATTTGAGACAAGTTTCGATCATACAGAAGCTATTAATGTGGATTAACTGGTTATCTATTAAAACGCTGTTgtaaccttcttcagaaacaaagttaaaagcgattttgcagatttttataatatcCATAATAGTAATCTAGAAAGGATTACAGAAATATAGAGCAATATTCTTCACTCTACACCTGTTCTAATCAGATTGTGTAGCACAACACTGTTATTGCAATGAATGATGTCCTAATATCACACTTTATAAACTTGACATCCTCTTATCCATTTGTAGATACCTCCTCTTTTCAATTTCCTTTTTCTGTTGTGCTTATTCatattctaattaaaataaagttaatttattgtatGTACAGTAgtcttttttgataatatagTCAATACACCAACATGTAACTCAACTATATCATAAATAGctaatttatcacaaaaatgtaCTTACCAAtctgaaaaatattaaaacttcaCACATTAAAACACTATTTATTAACGAACTGACGCAATAATCTCATAACAAACCTGAAATTTCTGCAAAGTTCCGCAATGATACTTAGCTAATATTGATCAAATCTAAATACAATCGCTTTTAACACATAAAGATGtcatttacataaataaatttgtttttgaaatcTTCATTTTCTTACCTTCTGGCAACGAAAACACTGGGTGAAAACTCGGATCCAACATAGCGACCTTTTCCGCTTTACTCAGATAATCAGAGGGATCGCGCGGGTGCGTAGGATCAGTCCTTCCGGTACATAGGGCGCACGGAACTGCCGGTTTCGTACATCCACAACGGATCGTCGACGGTCTTGCCGCTTTCTTCGAAACGGCGTGCAATCCCGTCGTCTGAAGCAACTTCCGTTTCCGGAAATTGATCAGCGGTCGCGTCCGCGCGCACTGGTATTCCTTTTCGAGCGTCATCGCACCGTCGCCGATCGTTTGGAGGACGTCGCCCGGAAGTTGACCGCGGTAACCGTTCACAGCGGCGGCACCACCCGTTGGCGTCGTCGTTGTAGGCGATGATGGAAAGCTCGGCGGGTTTTCGTATCCGAGTTGAACGGGACCCTTCGAATGACGAATGGTTTTGTGAAGCTCGCTGTGCTGTCGTATCCGGTATTCGAGGTCCGAAATTTGCGCCTGAAGCCACGTCCATCTTGCGGCTATCGATGCTCGTTCTTGTAGATATTTCCAAGATGCTCGTTTATGTCtaacaaatataatataaaaaatattagattttCGATTTCTTTGTGCCTGAGTTTACAACATTTCATAAAATCATagattaattattgcaataaTGTTGTTTTCCCCGAAGATAATttgagtcgaaaccggtacaaATTCAacgtaacaaataaaatattcggtATGTGTGtggaaaaataaacaaaatacgTCACGTTTAATGTTATCTTTAATGGTAATAGACTCAGTTTAGGTTAGTCagcaaaattaaacaaagaaaaacgtatttttacacaaattattttaaataaaacatcaaattccAATCAATCACATTATATGATAGactatattaaattatacagttgattaaaataatgttatattaaaaattgtaattccACAATAAATAACGTCACAGAACATTTCcaagaaatttatttcataactcaaaaatctGTTTCATAATATAAACAACGATTTCTTTCAACCAAatcaaaaatagtaaataaaagaataaatcagcaacaaaatagaaattatGATATCACCGAAACGGTACCTCCCCTTTTATTCGCATTAAAAACAAAGACTTTATTCAGGATTTAAAAGTACTTATCAAggtcaataaaaaaagttagatATGTTTAACGAAAAAACAACATTCATTTTATTACTCAATTCACTGCAGGTTGTTCGAATATCGATTGTAAATAAGATTCGGTTAATtgatttgaaatataaattagaTGAGTCAAAGACACACAAAGAAAAAACCAAGAAGAATCGATTACGTAACATGACGGAGAAGTCCTAGAAAGCCGCATACACACACAAAAAATGGTATTCATGAAATGCACGTTAACCCAGAATAAGATATCGTTTTACAGGCCTGTGCTGGTAATTTAATGCCCCTAGTTTTTATTTACAGTGACAACCGAAAAAGAGACGAAAAAAGGGATAGGAATGAAATCGTTGAGAAAGAAGACGAGAAAATGACCGGTTAGATCTAGACAAGTTGAACTTTGCACTCCGTggctgttattttatttaggttaATTTACGGGAACTGTTTTTTAAGAGTTTTGTGagtttaaattacaaattaaaagaaaaaagcttttaataaaaacagaaaaaattttctaattatttcacAAATACTGATAATACGTAAAGATATACGAAAAAAGAGTCTAATTCTGTAGTATGTGTATAGGTAGATAATAAGAGAAAGtagatgtaaaaaaaatgctttaagtTAATGCAGAGTGTTGAGTAAAAAAGCTAAGATATAAAGAATATAAAGATAGAACAGATAGCTGTTTGGCGGGAAATGCTTCaaagaaagttcaaaaatagaagacggctaaacccgaatgattctagttttaggttttgtgttagttctagtgatagtgtaaaactagaactaacacaagacctagaactagaatcattcgggtttagccgttttgacagacgtgcggctaaatccgaatgtttctagttctcagtctagtgttagttttaattgttagttAGAGTTAGAtagtggtatatttttattaaacgaaaAGTATAACAAACACCTataaccagaaacattcaggtttagccatgTGTCTTACGACGGCCGAAAACTCAAGgttatcataaggacgtcacctttttccaagcaaaacttttcctttgcaaaactacccaatgcctgtactattaagctatgttgcattttatgtgggacagtgtaagtgcatagtagtttgGTAACTgtggttactgcattcatatattgcaaGTTATATGAAATACCCAGTATGGATTAATAACTTCTAATTAATACCATCTTTTCCCCTGACGATCAATTGTGGACTCATAGTCCACCGCGTGTACTGGAAGGTTAAATTAATACCAACTGttaatcgaaaataaattaagttgcGCAGAATTAAGATATACAGTGCTTCCCAAAAGTAACtgataaattcgttaaaacaattaaaaacggtTTATAGAAAAATCGCTGAGACGAGTCTAAGgacttaaattttttcaaatagcaatcctccatttttattacggaatatgaaagatgatttttgaagttggtttagatattttattaaggcccacttttaccacctcttgataaatttaaccgataggtaattaccatggttacagcggttttaagctctcttaggctcgttactaccatcttctggttaagctatctaagggattattaccacggttacggctattttacgcgctctcattggctagtagatgggtttatctattaGATAAATGTAACttaaagatggtagtaacgagccttaggcccacttttaccatcctcctgataaactatctagaggatagctgccatggttacggcggttttaagcaCTCTCATTGGCTAATAGCTGTATTTacctatcggataaatttatcaagaggtggtaaaagtgggccttagactcgttactaccatcttctggttaagttatctaagggattattaccacggttacagctattttacgcgctcttattggctagtagatgggtttatctataagataaatttgcctaaaagatggtagtaatggaccttattggctaagagcgccaatttatcaagaggtggtaaaagtgggcctaagacaatgattaatttttgatatatgaaacaattggttgccatggttacgcatggctactgctatttatCTATCTCAATGAatgaaaaatcatgaaaatttaagataatttatgtcgaaaattttcttatgtaaccaatattaatattgattgtactagattcagaaaaaagtgctctttcatattccgtaatagaAATGGAGCattgctatttgaaaaaaataaataattattgctatttaataaaaatatcgatgacgtcattactcgtttaaaaatggcggtaaaaatttaaaaactatacCAAACAATggcaaaaaatataaatctttAGACTCGTCTCAGCGACTTTTCCATAAACTgttcttaattgttttaacgaatttatccgttacttttgggaaATCCTGTATAACTTAATTATGATTTACTAATGAAAAATGATAGAAATGTGGAAAAATAAACAGTCAGCTTCTGTCGAATTTCATCTAGATCTGCATCAGCAATAAAGACGTCATGttctttgataaaaataaaattaatttagagaAGGCATTAAAAGACTTAAACTAACGTTGGACCACAGCAAATGGAGGCAAATTGagagaaaagaaattatttttaatgttattcatAACAATTAGAATTAACATCACAGTTTGGTATCCTTGCCATTTTTAAGTAGCTCCTTAACTGCttattaaatatgtaaatattaaaCCTTTCTGTCCTAAAATTGTTCTTTATTAAATCACATAAACCtgttattaataagaaaaagtcCAGActgcttttttttataattaaataaagattaaaatagaAACATCATCATTATACAATGATGATGCAATATTGTAAAATTCATCTTAcatttataaatgatttttttggttaaattattacataacaaccaaaaaaatataaaattaacttacatGCTGAGGTACTGTTGGTGTGGATTATTATAGGTTTGCATTTCATCGCAACTTTCACCCCCAGAACTACTGGCCGTTGCTTCTGAATCAACTTCCTGCTGTGCTAAACCCATTTCTGTGTGTAACAATCCGGCGATCCTTTGTAAATCCTGTTTATGTTGTGGAACCCACGGCGCTAAATTTGTCATACCGGAAACTCCCGGCCGAAACGAACCTGGTTCCGCCGAACCAGACCCGAAATACCGCCCGGAATGTCTTCTAGATGCCACATTAGATTGTAATAACGATGACATCTCGAGTTTTCTCACTAAATTTTTCGCGGAACTGCTCGATATTGGTTTCATTTTTTCTAAGGATTGATTTGATTCTGTAGGTTTTTCGAGATTGAGTTCGTTGTTGAGATTAACTGGGGAGTTATCTTTAAGTCGTCGTAAGGTTCGGTGGACGTGTTCGAATACCCCGGCGACTTCACTACTAAAATGTTGCCCCATATGACGAATTTGCATCTTTCGTAGTCGTCTCAAAAGAAATTCCAATTTTCGTTCAACTTTTAATTGTCTCTTGTGAACCTCGGCCATTAATTCTTTGGTTTGGGTTTCTTTTGAAACCGGTTCTTCAATACTCATATTCATCACATCAACATCATTGAATAAATCACTAGAACCACCTTCCATCGATTTAATCACCTGCATGATTTCATCAACATTTTGACCGAGATCCAAATTCATTATTTGATCCATATCTTGTGTTGTAGATTTATCTTTAAGTATATTTAGACCCATTTTGTCGTCTTGGTCGCCCATAGATAGCGGACTTTGGCTCATTATATCACTAGTAATCGGTTCGATTGTGTCCACCGAGGcccctttttcttttaacaataGTTCCGTTGTTGCCAAATCAAGACAATTATCCAAGACATCATGCCCATCATTACTGCTTGCCGGTggttcttttaaaagtttaaaatttggtgTTTGGTTCGGTTCCGTTAATGCTGGGGCCATGACCTCCACGTGAGGGTCCCTCACCGAGGTCGTACGTAATCCCATTCATCCAGCGTCAATGTCAATAAACTTCATATGATGATTACtttgatcaattaataaaaaagaaaaaaaattaattaaaataaaatttattaaaaaaatttttttttgaaggttatattattttttttgaggttatgttaccTTTcaatttcatgattttttcgaaatatttcCGTAGATTTTCATTCCTTTTTAGAGTTATTCGAAATCGATTCTATTTAATAACTTTCCGGTGTTACCACGTGACGCTTcttaaacgaaattaaaaaccCCAACAAAAGAACGAATTTTTTGTGGGGCCCCCGCGTCacaaaacgtcaaacattGCACCACAAAAACACACAGAGGCGGCGAGGCAAAAGCAAAGAGCACAGTTACGTGTCACAACCGAAAAATCTATCGAGGTTTATCTTCCGTTGATGAATCTTTTCAACTTTAATTGATATACTTTGACAAATCTCGACCGCACGGAGATCAAAAGATTTTTCCCggtgaaaatttttgaaaaactgcgttaaatttattgaacaaCAATGGCGACTGCCACTAAAAACAGCCGAACAACGCACATATTTATTCCTACGAACGGACGATGGCAGCAAACTACGTACGGAGCAAACGCGAAAGCCAAGGCCTTAAACGACCGCAAGAGTCAATGCACCGACTTGACAAACACTAAGATtcacttaaattaaataacaatacaCGTGTTTTTAATTGTAAGAGGGacactaatttttaaattgcgtATTTTTCTATCAGCGTTTACGCAAAACGGTCCGTGTGAGTGCGCGCCGAGTTTTTTATCGGCGTTAAAAGCCGGTCGAGTCAAATCAGCTACCAAACGCGCTTGGCGggagatttaaattttatccgccgactatttttataaatttattattttcaatttaaataatttattatttataacaatcattttaaaagagaatCGTGAAATAAATTAGAgtcaaaaaacaatttcttcaatacatgttttcataaaaaaatcgataccaacatttaaacaataatatttataattatttcatttataactttaatcttaataaaattaaactaaaaaacaaatttctcattttatttttcacccaaaaacccaacccaacgtaatatttgccaaaaaagaattgaaaaacataacctcacattTAATTGTtcgtttcttttaaaataattcatgaatatccaaaatgatttataaatatctTATCAAAAACGATGTTGATAGTTTCATAAATACATTTAcagataaatttatccaaaaaataaaatcttaaagatcatttttcataaacatatACTTACtacattttccataaacacgtCCTTTTTCGCTTAATAAGCGTAAACATTTCTCACTTATACCCAAcatctaaaataattataatctttccgtttttatagaaaaacttaCGTTTAGCACCCATTACAAGATGTCATGTgctttgacatttaaaaattgaggttatatttaaacgtcaactAAGTGTCAAATAGCAAAGTGAggttaataatgaaaattaattataataaaaatggtttttttaagtaatgaaGGCATTTTAAGGATTTCCTTTAACGAATCCATCAAGGTAATActtcctttttaattatttattattatctaattACATGTTTTTTAGTATGACAAACCAAATCGGATTTATCCCTTTGAAAATAGTCCAATTTACGAATCAATAATCACCGATTGTGCTAAATTAACTAAAGGAGACGATGTTAAAGACATCTACGAAATAATGATATCTTTGTCGGAAGAAATCAAGCATGATTCCGAACCAGGAGATACAATCGCAATTCTTCCAAAGAAtaacgaaaaagaaattgatgaaatcTTAGAAATATTGGGTTATAAAGATTATGTTAACGAcgattgttatttttatgttttaaatgaaaagaaaCGAAAACTTTTTGCTcatttaccattaaaaagtaCTTTAAGAAATGTTTTCTTAGAAAATGTTGATGTACGGAGTCCATTTAAgaagacttttttaaaaaaattatctgatTATTCCACTTCGAACGATAAAAAGCTCCTTGAAGATTTATCATCACCTAAATCtgagaattatttaaatttcgttGAAGAAAATAACTCACTTTTGTgctttctaaaaaaattttcttcatgCAAACCTCCAATTGatgttattttagaaaatttgcATCCACTACAACCCAGAATTTACTCCATAGCTTCATCaccattaataaaaaaccaattaaaattaattttttctgttATAATTAACGAAAATTCCCATCTCAAAGGTGTTTGTAGCagttatttagaaaaaaccgCGTTAATTAATGGctcaataaagttttattttcgaAAACCATCGTTTCGAATTCAATTACAAACGAATCCAGTTATTATGATCGGTCCAGGGACGGGTTTGGCTCCATTTTTAAGCTTTTTAGAAACGTTGAACCTtaaaaacatcgaaaattcagATTGTTGGTTATTTTATGGGTGTCGATACAACAATAGAGACTTTTTATACGAAGCCAAATTAAAGAAGTACTTAAATGATGgagttttgaagaaattatCAGTGGCTTTTTCGAGAGAATCAAAAAAAGGGAAAATCTATGTGACTCATCTAATTGGGAATGAATcagatttgatttttaataaatttgttgaacaAAATGGATCAATTTATGTTTGTGGTGAtgctaaaaatatgtttaaagatGTCCAAGAAGCACTTTTGGGGTGTTTGGTGGGGAATGGGATGGGTTTGGAAGAAGCTGAAAGATTTTTAGAGGGGAAGATTAAGGAAATGAAgtatattgaagataaatgggtgtaaaaattgttttatttttgttaataaagttaagTAAAAGGggatttgtgttaattttagttgaatcatatcaaaatgttttttaagtagaattaatttcattaattaagcTGAACCCAATTACTTGCAGTATCTTTATCAAATCTTGTTGGAGAAGCAAGTCTTTTGGCTGTCAAGGTTATAGGTGTGAGATTTCATCTACTATTAAAGCATTAAagagtttttattaatacataataCTATATTTCCATTTATCATAAAGAATGTTACTctttattctttaaaaaaattcggcTTTAAGGCGCCATGGAGACAAGGTTATGAAGAATCAGATACAGGTAGTAGATGACCTCAAACGTTGACCTTTCTTTATGATCTTTCACATATGTTAGAGAGAGTTAACAAACATTGAAGAGATCTCACAGAAAAcgataataaaagaaaacttgataatgattttattgccGCGCatatataaataagtttgagatataatttcgTCTTAGTTGGACGAAAATATTATAGAAGTTAAGATGTTTGTTgccacgatttttttaatgcttaTTATAACAGCAATAAATTCAACTTCTGCTTATGgtaagtttattaataaaaatcaccaaaatatctaaaaaaagattttataatgTCAGAACCTTATTATTGGAAAACATGCAATGGAACAGTACCGGATGATGCTGTTTTAACGGAAGATTCAACGATTTTTGTAAGTCGTGTCTGCGCAGGAGGACGTGAGTTATacaaaattcttatttaatttaaatataggaTTATATTTACAGATCACGACCGTATTAGTTGTTTTACATCGACATACAACTCAAAAGATATTACTTCTACAGCCAATGTTAACGGACATAggtcaattttttataaaaatcatatggtaagttattaatttaaatatatgtacacaagtatgcaaccaatatcacagtattggtattgcaatacgcgatttgcgtatttggttgcatacttgcaatgatgacgtcgagtacgataattaattaacacattatacgttgataataaacaaaattgattCAGATTTTAAGTACATCTCACCCAGAACTTTTACGATGGGAATACGTTAATATTCAAACCGTGCAAGGAGATTTTCTAAAGAAAGTTGTATCCGCTGGTTCTTTAGACGGAGTTGATAGGTATATTGGAAAGGTTTTCCACGAAAATCAATGGAAAATTTCAACGGTGAAGCCGACTGAAGGTTTAATGATTTGGACAAACAAAGACGGAACTGGAGTTAATGTAACCGATTTTCAAATACTTGTAATTCTCGCAAAGCCAGAACCAAGTTATGTTCAAGTACAGCAACAAAGTGAAAATGAATGTATGATCTGTCAGTGTTCAAGAAAgtgctaaaaattaattgtaataaataaataagacactcaaaataataatttgtaaattattttataaacctTGTTTCTAtctctattaataataataatttggctTTATTATGGTACTAaggtttaattaataagtcaatttttttaaggacAATTTATTGAGCTTTTCATATCCACTtctcataaaaaaatgtacaagattatcaaatcgtaataaaccttaaattgtatacaaatacgatacaaaaaaaacctcgaaattaaaattaaaacctacATAAATATCGATTGGAAATACATATTACGttccttataatttttattaaaacgtaaaaatataaattttcttagcactgtatataaaatgcaaattttcagtcgtatattttatttaatttataattaattctttttgcaCTCAAAAAAAAGGCACACTCGTTTCATTACTCGATAATATAtcaataagttttaaaattctatttctttaaaatctgTTTAGCAGCTTTAATAAGCGGTactaaagtttttaattcatGGCGATCTTTTAAAAAGTCGTGATCCAATAAAGCATTGGCGGTTGCCCTTTTATCAACATCAACTTGAAGACAATAATCGATAAAATCTTGCAAACTACTTGATAAATCATTCCATCTGGTAACTTTTGGCCTCCCATTTGCTGCGATTAAATACAACGCTCTTAACGGGGGTTCTTTTAAATATGGGGGTTCACCATCGATCATTTCAATCGCCATAATGCCTAAAGACCAAATATCGACTTTTTTACCGTATTTATAACGATTAACAACTTCTGGTGCCATCCAATATGGGGTACCAACCATGGTACTTCTTTGTTCATCGCCAGTGATATTCGCGCAAAAACCAAAATCGGTAACTTTAACAGAACCATCCATCCCCAATAAAACATTATCCGATTTAATATCACGATGAATTACACCTTTTGAATGTAAATACTTAATCGCTTGTAAAACTTCGTAACAAACTGCGGCGATTTGTCCTTCTTTCATAATCGTTTCGGTTACAACGTCGGTTAACGGACCACCATCTAACAATTCCATAACAACCCAAAgacaattgttttcttttaaaagatacgcatccaaaaaattaactaaatttttatgtttaaaatcacgcattattttaatttcattaaccAAAAGTTCTTTTCTAGAAGTTTTAGCGATATCTATACATTTTATAGCGACCGATTGTTGAAGTTGAATATCGGTCGCGACAAAAACGATACCGGAAGCGCCAGAACCCAAATctttaaacgatttattaaaacgcTTCCGTGGATCGCCTTTGTTACAAATTTGAGTTAATTCGCGCATGTAATCGTGATCTGTTAGAGGATTTGAGTCGATTTTACGCCGAATAAAAGTATCATCAAAGTCGGAAGAAACGCAAATTAGTTCGTTGTTGGTGGCTGGAGGAGTGGTTGTGGTGGTTTCGATGTCGATATCCGGTTGAGATAGATTTTCGATGTTTGGATAAgatgttaaattttttggtgttGGTTTAATGTAGGTTTCACACCttttataaatgaataaattaaattaactgtttaattttgctttattaaaagtggtaataaaaaagttatattataATCTTGATAAAGATGAATTGATAAGAgatcc of the Onthophagus taurus isolate NC chromosome 10, IU_Otau_3.0, whole genome shotgun sequence genome contains:
- the LOC111428178 gene encoding KAT8 regulatory NSL complex subunit 1 produces the protein MGLRTTSVRDPHVEVMAPALTEPNQTPNFKLLKEPPASSNDGHDVLDNCLDLATTELLLKEKGASVDTIEPITSDIMSQSPLSMGDQDDKMGLNILKDKSTTQDMDQIMNLDLGQNVDEIMQVIKSMEGGSSDLFNDVDVMNMSIEEPVSKETQTKELMAEVHKRQLKVERKLEFLLRRLRKMQIRHMGQHFSSEVAGVFEHVHRTLRRLKDNSPVNLNNELNLEKPTESNQSLEKMKPISSSSAKNLVRKLEMSSLLQSNVASRRHSGRYFGSGSAEPGSFRPGVSGMTNLAPWVPQHKQDLQRIAGLLHTEMGLAQQEVDSEATASSSGGESCDEMQTYNNPHQQYLSIHKRASWKYLQERASIAARWTWLQAQISDLEYRIRQHSELHKTIRHSKGPVQLGYENPPSFPSSPTTTTPTGGAAAVNGYRGQLPGDVLQTIGDGAMTLEKEYQCARTRPLINFRKRKLLQTTGLHAVSKKAARPSTIRCGCTKPAVPCALCTGRTDPTHPRDPSDYLSKAEKVAMLDPSFHPVFSLPEDCSSGIHLEAIMKTPDWQQRSSRTTIKGMKYITKGGGADRVNDKLNATSVDHRSKKVDHRKKYTNRLLKPATVNALSAKLKNKFKGRKTSISSAGGGNNNNNCRHLSSSQSLAKLNKKQRHHSHRVSMGSASGDCEDEELEGLGSLGGSIKFDSPSTSPLLATQSISGFQRRNRVDSYDIDNIVIPYSVAASTRVEKLQYKEILTPKWRVVEVTENSEKTTTPPTTTPSSEKNNGAVKNPSQQPDSGGDIEEDLSDEAVIVRHDRCEYDEKKKFLSYLKLPLGYGRSRSHKRTDSRAESSGANTPDPMSPHATPAIAASGPHLHNNASTPNNNTIISNNIIDPPTINSENNFNLNLPSPITSPPATPLSVTTDDNSNTSSSAALRRRTISQSKFGKDRLGVEGRCEDFTRCGTPVEHFEVNPYERRCFPLTDEMLEKMLGNENHKFKTNYRARDSDEILSTTTTTAAIGGVTSTAVGGSSSAGCNEVNLEDDKSHDSESTESAYGDEDPNDPEWVDMERTTKSDRFKR
- the LOC111428153 gene encoding methionine synthase reductase-like translates to MVFLSNEGILRISFNESIKYDKPNRIYPFENSPIYESIITDCAKLTKGDDVKDIYEIMISLSEEIKHDSEPGDTIAILPKNNEKEIDEILEILGYKDYVNDDCYFYVLNEKKRKLFAHLPLKSTLRNVFLENVDVRSPFKKTFLKKLSDYSTSNDKKLLEDLSSPKSENYLNFVEENNSLLCFLKKFSSCKPPIDVILENLHPLQPRIYSIASSPLIKNQLKLIFSVIINENSHLKGVCSSYLEKTALINGSIKFYFRKPSFRIQLQTNPVIMIGPGTGLAPFLSFLETLNLKNIENSDCWLFYGCRYNNRDFLYEAKLKKYLNDGVLKKLSVAFSRESKKGKIYVTHLIGNESDLIFNKFVEQNGSIYVCGDAKNMFKDVQEALLGCLVGNGMGLEEAERFLEGKIKEMKYIEDKWV
- the LOC111428151 gene encoding serine/threonine-protein kinase PAK 3 → MNSFKKIFKKRESNESSSSILINIGAPTEVKHDVHVSKNKETGKLEGLPQSWQRQIQFQITETEKIENPMAVVDAVKYYNYVMKKKDEPFKLLTEDRINEETRAIDRFMYSRDAHKSKDSDTELSSGSETTSRGSEDEPKSSPKKEDVNHETRRCETYIKPTPKNLTSYPNIENLSQPDIDIETTTTTPPATNNELICVSSDFDDTFIRRKIDSNPLTDHDYMRELTQICNKGDPRKRFNKSFKDLGSGASGIVFVATDIQLQQSVAIKCIDIAKTSRKELLVNEIKIMRDFKHKNLVNFLDAYLLKENNCLWVVMELLDGGPLTDVVTETIMKEGQIAAVCYEVLQAIKYLHSKGVIHRDIKSDNVLLGMDGSVKVTDFGFCANITGDEQRSTMVGTPYWMAPEVVNRYKYGKKVDIWSLGIMAIEMIDGEPPYLKEPPLRALYLIAANGRPKVTRWNDLSSSLQDFIDYCLQVDVDKRATANALLDHDFLKDRHELKTLVPLIKAAKQILKK